One window of the Desulfovibrio sp. genome contains the following:
- the tatB gene encoding Sec-independent protein translocase protein TatB has protein sequence MFGIGSSELLVILVVALIVLGPKSLANVSRTLGKAMGEFRRVSTDFQRTLNAEAEEEEQRKRKQEAARAAKEAAAAAKEARAAEMAAAAAAAPGATPENIPASEAVIDASATRPTAEAGQAAPAQPAPAATADSAPAATTDATATAANEAQPQTAPEAETTVASTPAAEAKVVDAQVVEGPGADAKAEAAPVTPPAGSPLAEALAKTRAQAEAAEAKQTAAPTGVAQPAAASENGGKA, from the coding sequence ATGTTTGGAATAGGAAGCTCTGAACTTCTGGTCATCCTGGTGGTGGCCCTCATTGTTCTTGGGCCCAAGAGCCTTGCCAACGTGTCGCGCACGCTGGGCAAGGCCATGGGCGAATTCCGTCGCGTTTCCACAGATTTTCAGCGCACGCTGAACGCTGAGGCCGAGGAAGAAGAACAGCGCAAGCGCAAGCAGGAAGCCGCCCGTGCGGCCAAGGAAGCCGCAGCCGCAGCCAAGGAAGCCCGCGCCGCCGAAATGGCCGCGGCAGCCGCTGCCGCGCCTGGGGCCACCCCGGAGAATATTCCCGCATCCGAAGCGGTAATTGATGCCTCCGCAACCCGCCCCACAGCAGAAGCCGGCCAGGCAGCCCCCGCGCAGCCTGCGCCAGCTGCTACTGCAGATAGTGCGCCAGCAGCAACGACAGACGCTACGGCAACGGCAGCGAACGAGGCCCAGCCGCAAACGGCTCCTGAAGCCGAAACCACTGTGGCCTCAACGCCGGCTGCGGAGGCCAAGGTTGTGGATGCACAGGTGGTTGAAGGCCCCGGCGCAGACGCCAAGGCAGAAGCCGCACCCGTCACGCCCCCTGCTGGCAGTCCGCTGGCCGAAGCCCTTGCCAAAACCAGGGCTCAGGCAGAAGCAGCCGAGGCAAAACAGACAGCAGCCCCCACAGGTGTGGCCCAGCCTGCCGCAGCCTCTGAAAATGGCGGCAAGGCATGA